From the genome of Thauera chlorobenzoica:
AGTGAGGTTTCGCGCGCTCCGGGCCGGTCTCGTTCAAGGGAGTTTCATCATGGCTCAGGTCATCGCAACTGTCGTATCGGTCATCGGCGAAGCGTTCGTACGCGACGCGCAGGGCAACACCCGCTCGATCAAACCGGGGGATGCGCTGCTTGAAGGCGAAACCGTCATCACCTCCGCCGGCGGGCAGGTGGAACTGGCGATGGCCGATGGTTCCTCGCTGGTGGTTGTCGAGAGCCAGGTCGTCGGCCTGGGGCTCGAGATGCTCGACGAGGGCGCCCCCGGCGCGCAGGAAAGCGCCGTCTCCGCCAGCACCGTCGACGAGATCCTGCAAGCGCTCGAGGCCGGTGAAAGCATCGACGCGCTCCTCGAAGCTCCCGCAGCCGGCCTGGCCGGCGGCGCCGATGCAGAGGGCAGCAGCTTCGTGCGCCTGCTGCGGATTGCCGAGGACACCACCGGGGTCGATTACGACTACAGCTTTGAACCGCAGAGCGGGCTGGTGCCGGAACCGGGCGATGCGGTGGAGACGGTCACCGGAATCGTTTCGCTGAATTACATCCTGCTCGACGACAATGGCCAGCCCCTGCTCGGACCGGATGGCAACTTCATCTTCGTCGATGGCAGCGACGTCGTCGAAGGCACGCCGATCGGCGTGCTGGCCACGGTCGATGTCGCGCCGACGGGCTCGAGCCTGGTGCTGAACATGAGCAACGGCTTGGTCATCACCATTCCGGTCGGCCAGACGACGGGGGTCGCGGTACTCGAAACTCGGCCCGACGATCTGTTCATCCAGGGTACGGACACTCTTCCGATCTCCGTCGTCGGGGCGTCGGGCGGCGGCTATGACCAGCTCGATGCGGCCCAGTCGTCTTCGGCGAACATTGTCGATGACAACGATCCGGTGTTCGCCGTCATCAGCGTCAATCTATCTTCCGTGGGCGAAGGAGAGGTTCTGACCTATACGGTCCGCCTGGTCGACCAGGCCGGCAATCCGGTGACGGTCCCCGAAGGCGGCAATGTGGATGTGCAGCTCACTTGGAGCGGGCCGGCAGCCAATCCGACCGATGCCGCGCCGTTGCCTACGACGGTGACCATCCTGGGGGGGGCGAGCCAGACCGTCTTCCAGGTCAATGCCGTCAATGACTCGGTCAATGAGCCGATCGAGCCCTTGATTGCGGTCATTTCTGAAGTTGTGGATACGCAGTCGATTTTCGAGAACCTCGGTGCAAGCGAATTGCCCGCCGAATCGGAAATCATCGACAACGACGTTCCCGACATCGACGTGGCGGGGATCGAGACCGCGGACGTGGTGGTGACCGAAGGGCAGACGGCGGTGTTCTCGGTGACGGTGACCAACGCCGGGGCGGGCAGCACGGTGAGCCTGGCGCTGGCCGACGGCACGGCGATCGATGCCGACTACCACGAAGCGTTCTTCCAATACAGCACGGATGGCGGCGCCACCTGGCAGGCGGTGAGCGGGCCGATCGCGGTGGGTGCGGGCGACAGCGCGCTGCTGGTGCGCACCGACACGGTCGATGACCTGCTCGACGAGAACAACGAGACCTTCACCCTGACGGGGACGCTCTCGAGCCTGGGCGACACCTACAGCGACACGGCCACGGCGACGATCATCGACAACGACGTTCCCGACATCGACGTGGCAGGGATCGAGACCGCGGACGTGGTGGTGACCGAAGGGCAGACGGCGGTGTTCTCGGTGACGGTGACCAACGCCGGGGCGGGCAGCACGGTGAGCCTGGCGCTGGCCGACGGCACGGCGGTCGATGCCGACTACCACGAAGCGTTCTTCGAATACAGCACGGACGGGGGCACGACGTGGCAGGCGGTGAGCGGGCCGATCGCGGTGGGTGCGGGCGACAGCGCGCTGCTGGTGCGCACCGACACGGTCGATGACCTGCTCGACGAGAACAACGAGACCTTCACCCTGACGGGGACGCTCTCGAGCCTGGGCGACACCTACAGCGACACGGCCACGGCGACGATCATCGACAACGACGTTCCCGACATCGACGTGGCAGGGATCGAGACCGCGGACGTGGTGGTGACCGAAGGGCAGACGGCGGTGTTCTCGGTGACGGTGACCAACGCCGGGGCGGGCAGCACGGTGAGCCTGGCGCTGGCCGACGGCACGGCGGTCGATGCCGACTACCACGAAGCGTTCTTCGAATACAGCACGGACGGGGGCACGACGTGGCAGGCGGTGAGCGGGCCGATCGCGGTGGGTGCGGGCGACAGCGCGCTGCTGGTGCGCACCGACACGGTCGATGACCTGCTCGACGAGAACAACGAGACCTTCACCCTGACGGGGACGCTCTCGAGCCTGGGCGACACCTACAGCGACACGGCCACGGCGACGATCATCGACAACGACGTTCCCGACATCGACGTGGCAGGGATCGAGACCGCGGACGTGGTGGTGACCGAAGGGCAGACGGCGGTGTTCTCGGTGACGGTGACCAACGCCGGGGCAGGCAGCACGGTGAGCCTGGCGCTGGCCGACGGCACGGCGATCGACGCCGACTACCACGAAGCGTTCTTCGAATACAGCACGGACGGGGGCACGACGTGGCAGGCGGTGAGCGGGCCGATCGCGGTGGGCGCGGGCGACAGCGCGCTGCTGGTGCGCACCGACACGGTCGATGACCTGCTCGACGAGAACAACGAGACCTTTACCCTGACGGGGACGCTCTCGAGCCTGGGCGACACCTACAGCGACACGGCGACGGCGACGATCATCGACAACGACGTTCCCGACATCGACGTGGCAGGGATCGAGACCGCGGACGTGGTGGTGACCGAAGGGCAGACGGCGGTGTTCTCGGTGACGGTGACCAACGCCGGGGCAGGCAGCACGGTGAGCCTGGCGCTGGCCGACGGCACGGCGATCGACGCCGACTACCACGAAGCGTTCTTCGAATACAGCACGGACGGGGGCACGACGTGGCAGGCGGTGAGCGGGCCGATCGCGGTGGGCGCGGGCGACAGCGCGCTGCTGGTGCGCACCGACACGGTCGATGACCTGCTCGACGAGAACAACGAGACCTTTACCCTGACGGGGACGCTCTCGAGCCTGGGCGACACCTACAGCGACACGGCGACGGCGACGATCATCGACAACGACGTTCCCGACATCGACGTGGCGGGGATCGAGACCGCGGACGTGGTGGTGACCGAAGGGCAGACGGCGGTGTTCTCGGTGACGGTGACCAACGCCGGGGCGGGCAGCACGGTGAGCCTGGCGCTGGCCGACGGCACGGCGATCGACGCCGACTACCACGAAGCGTTCTTCGAATACAGCACGGACGGGGGCACGACGTGGCAGGCGGTGAGCGGGCCGATCGCGGTGGGCGCGGGCGACAGCGCGCTGCTGGTGCGCACCGACACGGTCGATGACCTGCTCGACGAGAACAACGAGACCTTTACCCTGACGGGGACGCTCTCGAGCCTGGGCGACACCTACAGCGACACGGCGACGGCGACGATCATCGACAACGACGTTCCCGACATCGACGTGGCGGGGATCGAGACCGCGGACGTGGTGGTGACCGAAGGGCAGACGGCGGTGTTCTCGGTGACGGTGACCAACGCCGGGGCGGGCAGCACGGTGAGCCTGGCGCTGGCCGACGGCACGGCGATCGACGCCGACTACCACGAAGCGTTCTTCGAATACAGCACGGACGGGGGCACGACGTGGCAGGCGGTGAGCGGGCCGATCGCGGTGGGTGCGGGCGACAGCGCGCTGCTGGTGCGCACCGACACGGTCGATGACCTGCTCGACGAGAACAACGAGACCTTCACCCTGACGGGGACGCTCTCGAGCCTGGGCGACACCTACAGCGACACGGCCACGGCGACGATCATCGACAACGACGTGGTCCCGACGATCAATCCAAGCGCACTTGCAGTGTCCGAAGAGGGTTTGCCCGGCGGCTTGGCGGACTTGGTAGGGATGGACGATACGACCAACCTCGCCGTCCGGAGCGGATCGATCGATTATTCGAGCAACGGCGCAGCTGCCTTGACGGTGGCGTTGCTGACCGACGGGTTGCCCGGCTCGCTCGGGAGCACCGCCATCGTCTGGAGTCATGAAGGCGGCAATGAGGCCATCGTCGTAGGCCGGAGCGGTGGCGGGGAGGATCTCATCCGGATCGTCCTGAATGGCGGAACCCAAGTCGTCGATACCAACAGTCCCTCCATCGCATATAGCGTCGAGCTGCTGAAACCGCTCGAGCACTTGGGGGTGAATGTCGAGGACGATTTGAGCTTCGATATCGACGTCAGGTTGTCCGATGGCGCCAATTCCGCACAGACGGCGGCGCTGACGATCACGGTCGAGGATGACAGCCCGCTCGAGGCCGGAACCGATGCCGTGGTTCTCAATATTCCGCCGGTGAGCTTTGATGGGCAACTGGCTTTCATCGGCGCGGATACAGGCGGTGCTTCGGGGACGCAATGGACTACATCCCTGAGTACGCTCAACGGTTTGGGCCTGACATCGGGTGGGCGGGCCGTCGTCTTCAGTCATGAAGACGGGCAGACCCTGCTTGTTGCCGAGACGACGGAAGGAGAGCCGGTTTTCACCGTCAGGGCGAATGCGGATGGCACCTATTCGTTCAACAGCCTGGCGCCGCTCGATTTGAGCTCCCTCAATCTGGACGACGCCACGGTCAGCTCGGGAGGCGGGCCGAAATCGACCTATTACTGGTATGACGACGGATCGCTGACGAATGTGCTCGATGCGAGCAAGGATCTGGTGGTTTCGATCACCGGCTACAAGAACGGTGCATTGGCCGACGTGAATCCGAGCGGTGCCGGGATTGGAATTCAGAACAACGAGTTCGACGATGGCGAACGGCTTGTCTTCGACTTCGATGCGGCCGGGAGTGACGGCGAAGCCAATCTGGCGTATGCGGTACGCTTCGAGCTGTTCCAGTATGGGGCGGGAGACAGTTTCCAGGTGACGGGGACTTATCAGGATGGCTCCGCCCATGTCGGTGGATATTCGATCGAGAGCGTTGGCGGCGATACGTATCTCGTGATCACCGCCGAGTCGGGAAAATATTTCGATACCCTGGAAGTGGCCATGTCGGATGGCAAGGTGAAGATTCAGGGGCTCGAAACCTACGTGCTGGAGGATGCGCCTCCCCAGCTGGTGGAGTTGACTTTCACCGCAGAGGACGCCGATGGCGATCAGGTCGATGGCGATATCGTCCTGACGTTCCAGAATCAGCCGGATACTGAAGGCGGGATCGTCGGTAACGCCATGTTCGGAGGTGCCGAACCCGATGCCGAGGCGGACAGTGAGGTCTTTGTGTGGAGCCTTGGTGATCAGGGAACGGCGGATTCGCCCGCGATCGACAGAGTCGATTTCGATGTGGAAGACGGCGATGTCCTCGACCTGCGGGATCTCCTGCCCGATGATGCGGGGGATTCGCTCTCGTCCTACCTGAGCTTCGGTTCCATGGAAGGCAAGCTGGCCTTGCTGGTCGACCATGATGGGGGTGGAGCCTTCGAAACCACGCAGGCGATCGTGTTCGAGAACTACGCCAGTACGGCCGAACTGGCTAGTGCCCTCGAACTGGATGCCGGATGGACGGAGGCGGATATTCTCAACCGGATGATTGCCGACGGGCAGTTGAAGAGCTGATCTCGATGCCGGGACGCAGCATCCGGCCTAGCAGGAGGAAGCCGGTGCCGGCTTCCTCCTGCCGTTGTGTGGCGTGTTTCCGCCCCGTGTGGACCGTTTCCGCTGCGCCCTTTGGAACAATCGTATGGTCTATGTAAAACGCGATGCGGAAGGCCGGCTGATCGCGGTCAGTCTTGAAGATGATGGCTCGGGCTGGGAGTTGGGTGCTGGCAATCGCGCAGAGCGCGAGCTGCTCGAAAAGCTCCTGCGCGACTCCAGGAGCGAGCTCTCGGAGTCCGACCTGTCGCTGTCGCGTGTCCTGGAGGATCTGGTCGAATTGCTCGTGGACAAAGGCGTGATCCGGTTCACGGACCTCCCCGAAGCGGCGCGGGCGAAACTGGAGGAGCGAAAAGGGGCGCGCGTATCGATGAGGATCGGACGGTCGCTCCTTGATGAGGACAATGACATGATCTGAGGCCGGCTCAGCCCGTCGCTGCACCATCTTCGCTCAGGAACGGGCCGGTTACGCCATCGACGCCGAGTTTGAGCAATGCCTCCAGTTCGGCGCTGCTGCCGACTCCTTCGGCAATGACGATCACTCCGATCGCATGGGCCACGGTGCACAGCCCGCGCAGGAAGCTCTGGTTGCCGGCGTCGGCCTCGATGGCGCGGGTCAGTGCGCGGTCGGTCTTGAGGTAGTCGATGCCGAGCACGTGGAGGTCGCTGAGCTGACTGAAACGGCGTCCGACATGTTCGATGCCGAGCTTGCAGCCGAGCGGCTTCAGTGCCGCGCACAGCGCGCGGAATTCGGCCAGATTCCGCACCACATCGTGCTCGGTGAGCTCGATCCAGAGCTTGCGCGCTTGCGCCGGACGGGCGTGCAATTCAGCGAGGAGCGTGCTTCTGAATACCGGATCGCACAGCGCTTCGGCGGACAGGTTGATGCCGAGCGGGGCGCCGTCGCGGGTGATCCGGGCGAGCGCTTCGGCCAGGACGGCGCCGTCGAGCTGGCCCAGCAGGCCCAGGCGCGCGGCCTGGGGCATGAAGTAGCCCGCGCTCTGCCAGTTGCCGTCGATCAGCAGGCGCATCGGCGCTTCATGATGGAGCAATCTTCCCTCCGGAGCGCCGGTCGCCACGACGGGGTAGAGGGCCAGGCGGACGCCGTGTTCTTCGAGCGCACCGAGGATGGTTTGCCGCCAGTCGTCGAGATTGCCGTGCAAGGGGGCGCCGATCGACGGCGGTGCAATGCTGGCCGCAGCATCGTCGGTGAGTTCGGCGGCAGCGAGGGCTGCGTCGGTGCGGGCGAGCAGGTTGCCGTGCCGTTCGTTGGGGTAATAGGCGGCAGCGCCGATCGGTAGCCGTAGCGCAGCGGTGTCCCGCCATCGTTCGCGCAGGGCATGGAGCTGTTCGGCAAGCAGATGCACGACTGCGTCCGGATCTCCCTGCCCCGAGGCCAGGAGGGCGAAGTCGCTGGCATTGAGGCGGCCGGCTTCCCAGCCCGGGTGGGCGTCGGCCACGGCCTGGAAGCAGGTGGCGAGTTCGCGCAGCAGGCGGTCGGTTTCCTGGTGTCCGAATCGCCGGTTGAGCTGGCCGAGATCGCCCAGCCGGGCCATCACCAGGCTGCCGCCTGCGGCCGCGTCCTCGCGCGCCAGCGCCGCATCGACCAGATTGAGGAAATGGCTGCGATTGACGAGCCCGGTGAGTTCGTCGTGATGGGCCTGCCGGCGCAGTTTTTCGAGGCGCTGCGACTCGTCGGCGAGCATCGTGCGCACCCGCTCGGAGAGCGCATTCATGGCGCGGACCACGCTGCGGAATTCGCTCGTCGAGGGCTCTTCGGTGGTGATGAAGCGGCGCTCGCCGATGGCTTCGGCCTGGTCGACGACGCGCCCCAGCGGGTGGGTGACGTGCTTGACCAGCACGGTGCCGACGAGGCCGGTGAGCACGGCGCCGGCGACGAACCAGGCCAGCAGCTGCAGCGTGCCGTGCCACAGCGACTCGTAGGCGTAGCGGCTGTGGCTCTCCAGGGTCAGGGTGCCGAACTGGCGCCAGCCGTCCTGCACCTGGGCGATGCCGGGCTGGGCCCGGATCGGGATCAGGCGGGCGAACCACCCCGGGGCGCCGAAACGCTCATCGGCGTATGCGCGCTCGACGATGAGCTCGCCGGATGGCGCCACCAGCCGGATCAGGCGGTAGTGCCCGGCGTCGAACTGGGCGGCGATCTGCAACTCCACCGTGACCGCGTCCTTCGGCATCTGCGACAGTGACAGGGCGAGGGAGCTGGCGTTGTCGAGGTTCTTTACATAGAGCTGCTGCTCGAGGTAATGGCGCGCCGACAGCGTGCTCACCACGAAGCTCGCGCCGAATGCGATCGACATGACGATGGCGATGCCGATCCAGAGTTGCTTGATCAGCGACATGGCGCCTCCTGTGCGTGCGGCATGGGGTGGGGTCCTTCGGGGCGGGCCATCAGTGCAGGCCCTCGTTGCGCATCCGCTCGAGCACGCTGCGCCAGCGCGACAGGCGGGCGGTGGGGTCGGCCGCGGAGGCACTGGCGCCGCCGACCCAGAGGCCTTCACTGTTGAAGCTGAACACCGGGAACAGGTCCGGGCGGCGAGCGGCGGGGCGGATGTCGCTGATCAGGTTGTCGAGCACCAGCGGCTCGTCGGCGGGCGTCGGGAAGTAGCCCACCACCATGTGGGCCTGGCTGATGCCGCTTTGTGCCCCGCCGATCTGCGCCCGCACGTAGATCAGGCGCAGGCGCTCGGCGGGAACGCCGAGCAGGCGCAGGGTCATGTACTTGGCGATCGAGAAATCCTCGCAATCCCCTGCGCCTTTGCCCATCAATTCGAGCGGTGAAGCCCAATGATCTTGTACGCCCCACACCGCGATATCGTCTTCGAATCGGATTTTCCGGTTGAAAAAAGTATTCACGCGGGCGAGCTTCTCGATTTCATCGGAATCCGTGGCTTCCGCGATCAGGCGTCGCCATGCCGCGACCGATTCGGCGGCGGCCGCACCGTAGCGCGATGCCGCCAGGCGCTGCATCCGGTCGAGGTCGGAGGCGGCGAGCACCGAACCGAGCAGCACGCCGAGCAACACAAGCAGCGCCCAACGCGCCGGAAAAGCGCGTTGGGCGGGGGAAAACGGCCCGAAACCGGAAGGCTGCACCCTGTAGGCGAACATCGTATCCTGCGCAAAAAGGATATGCTAAGGTTAATCCAAAAGGCGGCATCCGGTCCGCGTAAAACAGCAGATGTCTTTTCAGTGCTTTCCGCTCGCGTTTTTCGGGCGCCGAACCGTTTAGTGCTTGGCGTGCAGGTTTTTTCCTCCTTTCTTCCTTTGTCGGTGAAAGGCGGAAGCCTGGTGTGTGACGTCGTACTGTCATGGTCTCCAAATCGTCGAGGTTCATAATGAAAAAGATTCGAACGCTGATTGCCCTTGCCGTCCTGGGTACCCTACCCCAAGCGTATGCACAGGTTCCGGAAGCGCTCCAGGATGCGGCGCGGATGGCTGTGACCGCCAACCCCGAAGTGCAGGCGCGCTGGCACGCCTTTCTGGCTTCGGAACAAGACCGGTTGGCAGTGCGCGGCGGCTATTTCCCCCAGGTCGACCTGATCGCCGGGGCCGGGTACGAACGCCAGACCAGGCCGGACCGCGACCCGAAAACGGAAAGCTACAATCACCGCAATGCCACGCTGGCGCTGAACCAGATGGTCTATGACGGGTTTTTCACCCGCAACGAGGTGGCACGCTTCGGCCATGCCAAGCTGGTGCGCTACTACGAACTGGTGGACGCGGCCGAGCGCACTTCGATGGAAGTGGTCCGTGTCTACAGCGATGTGCTGCGCTACCGTGAACTGGTCAAGCTCGCCCAGGACAACTACGTGCGGCACAAGCAGGTCTTCGACCAGATCTCGGGGCGCACCGCCGCCGGTGTCGGGCGTGGCGTCGACCTCGAGCAGGCGACCGGGCGGCTCGCACTGGCCGAATCCAACCTGTTGACCGAAGTCTCCAACCTGCATGACGTCAGCGCCCGTTATCTGCGCATCGTCGGGGTGGAAGCGCCTGAAAACCTGCCCCTGATCGGCGACTCGATCGCGGCCGGCGGGCTCCCGCCCACGATCCAGGATGCGCTGCGCGAAGCGTTCGACAGCAGCGCCACGCTCAATGCCGCGGTCGAGGATGTCGCTGCCGCCCAGCGCGGGGTCGAATCGCGTCGGGCGGCGTTTCATCCTCGCCTCGACCTGCGCGCGCGCCAGTCCTTCGACCGCAACCTCGACGGCGTCAGCGGAGAGTCGCGCGATAGCGTCGTCGAGCTGGTGCTGACCTACAACCTGACGCGGGGCGGGGCGGACCAGGCGCGCCTGCGCCAGGCGGCCGAGGCGGCGAACCAGAGCAAGGACCTGCGCGAGAAGGTCTGCCGCGACATCCGCCAGACGCTGTCGATCGCCTACAACGATGTCAATCGGATCAAGGAGCAGCTGATCTACCTCGACCAGCACCAGCTTTCCACCGAAAAGACGCGCGAAGCCTATCGGCAACAGTTCGACATCGGCCAGCGGACCCTGCTCGACCTGCTCGATACCGAAAACGAGTTCTTCGAGGCGCGCCGTGCCTACGTGCGGGCGGTCTACGACCGGATCATCGCCCAGGCGCGCACGCTGACCGAGATGAGCCGCCTGACGACCGCGCTCAACGTGGCGCGCGAAGGCTTGCCGAGTGCGGCGGAAGTGGGGCAGGAGCGCGCCGGGATCGATCCCGCGTCGGTCTGTCCGCCCGAAGCGCCGACGCAACTGCAGATCGACAAGGAAGCCGTGTTTGCCGAAGCGATGCGTGCCGCAGGGCGCTGATTGACCCCGCCCCGGGGACGAAGGGCGCGCGCTCGCCCTTCGTCCCCGGGGCTTCTTTGCGCAAGGCGTGGAGGCCCGGGCCGGCCTTAGCGACCGTGAAACCGCGGTTTGCGCTTGCCGAGGAAGGCTTCCAGTCCTTCGCGGTAGTCGTCGGTGGCGAGGAAGTCGAAGGCGCGCCGCTTTTCCTCTTCGTCGAGCCCGCCGCCGGACATCAGCCGCTTTACCCATTGTTTGTGCCAGCGCGCCACCAGCGGTGCGCCGGCGCGGATGCGCGCGCCGCAGGCAGTGGCTTCGCCGAACACCGCGTCGTCCTCCACCACCCGGCTCAGCAGGCCTTTCTGCAAGGCTTCGGCTGCGCCCAGGATGCGCCCTTCGAGCAGGATTTCGAGCACCACCGCGGGCCCCACCAGCGCCAGCAGCCCCGCCATCTCGCCCGGATACATCGAAAAGCCGAGGCGGTTGATCGGGGCGCCGAAGCGTGACGATGCGCCGGCGATGCGGATGTCGCAGCAGCCGGCGATCTCCAGCCCGCCGCCGATGCAGGCGCCGCGAATCGCAGCCACCGTGGGGACGGCGCAGTCGCGGATCGCATCCAGGGCGCCGGCGACCAGTTTGTCGTGGTAGTGCAGGGCGTCTTCGACGGTGGCGCGCACGGTGGTGAATTCCTCGATGTCGCCGCCGGCGGCGAAAGCTTCGTCGCCGGCGCCGCGCAGGATCACGCAGCGCACGTCGGGGGTGTCCGAGACGCGCCGCATCGCCTGTGCCAGCCCGTGCCACATCGCCGCATCGACGGCGTTGAGCTTGGCGGGGTTGTCTAGCGTCACCGTGGCGATGCCGTCGTGCAGCTCGAAACCGATATGGCCGGCCATCGCCTTCAGCCTCGCAGCATGGCCGCCAGCTCGCGCTCGAGCAGCGCGGGGTCACCCAGGTTGAGTTCGAGCAGGCGGCGCAGGTGGGTGATCGAATCGAGGTCGATCTCATGGCAGGCAAGGCCGATCCGCGTACCGTCGCTGGCGTGCTCGACGTGCGCCACCGTGCCCTTCATCCTGACGATGGCCTGGCCGCCGCTCAGTTCCAGGCTCAGTTCGGCGAGGTCGCCCGCCTTCGCCTGCAGATCGTGTTCGCACAGGAGCAGGGCACCCTTCAGCGACAAATTGTGCACGGTGCACTGAAGGCGATCCCGGTTCAGCTGCAGGCTGGCGTCTTCGACGAAGGAGACGCGTGCGTTCAGGCGGCGGTGCTGGGGGTTCATGGCGGACTCCGAAACGGCGGTCGGGGAATGGATCGGGCGAGGCCGGATTTTGCCCGATTCGGCTGAGGATTGCCTGCCCGGATCGGGGCGGGGCCGGCTTTTCATGCTGCAGTGATAGACTGGAAAAGCTTTTCCGCGCTGGTTTTGCCTCCCGGCGGGCCTTTATCCCAAAGGAGCGATCGTGCTGCTCGACAACCTGCTCATCATCCTGGCGCTGATCGCGGCGAGCGCGTTTTTCTCGATGTCCGAGATCT
Proteins encoded in this window:
- a CDS encoding PilZ domain-containing protein, yielding MNPQHRRLNARVSFVEDASLQLNRDRLQCTVHNLSLKGALLLCEHDLQAKAGDLAELSLELSGGQAIVRMKGTVAHVEHASDGTRIGLACHEIDLDSITHLRRLLELNLGDPALLERELAAMLRG
- a CDS encoding EAL domain-containing protein — its product is MSLIKQLWIGIAIVMSIAFGASFVVSTLSARHYLEQQLYVKNLDNASSLALSLSQMPKDAVTVELQIAAQFDAGHYRLIRLVAPSGELIVERAYADERFGAPGWFARLIPIRAQPGIAQVQDGWRQFGTLTLESHSRYAYESLWHGTLQLLAWFVAGAVLTGLVGTVLVKHVTHPLGRVVDQAEAIGERRFITTEEPSTSEFRSVVRAMNALSERVRTMLADESQRLEKLRRQAHHDELTGLVNRSHFLNLVDAALAREDAAAGGSLVMARLGDLGQLNRRFGHQETDRLLRELATCFQAVADAHPGWEAGRLNASDFALLASGQGDPDAVVHLLAEQLHALRERWRDTAALRLPIGAAAYYPNERHGNLLARTDAALAAAELTDDAAASIAPPSIGAPLHGNLDDWRQTILGALEEHGVRLALYPVVATGAPEGRLLHHEAPMRLLIDGNWQSAGYFMPQAARLGLLGQLDGAVLAEALARITRDGAPLGINLSAEALCDPVFRSTLLAELHARPAQARKLWIELTEHDVVRNLAEFRALCAALKPLGCKLGIEHVGRRFSQLSDLHVLGIDYLKTDRALTRAIEADAGNQSFLRGLCTVAHAIGVIVIAEGVGSSAELEALLKLGVDGVTGPFLSEDGAATG
- a CDS encoding TolC family outer membrane protein — translated: MAVTANPEVQARWHAFLASEQDRLAVRGGYFPQVDLIAGAGYERQTRPDRDPKTESYNHRNATLALNQMVYDGFFTRNEVARFGHAKLVRYYELVDAAERTSMEVVRVYSDVLRYRELVKLAQDNYVRHKQVFDQISGRTAAGVGRGVDLEQATGRLALAESNLLTEVSNLHDVSARYLRIVGVEAPENLPLIGDSIAAGGLPPTIQDALREAFDSSATLNAAVEDVAAAQRGVESRRAAFHPRLDLRARQSFDRNLDGVSGESRDSVVELVLTYNLTRGGADQARLRQAAEAANQSKDLREKVCRDIRQTLSIAYNDVNRIKEQLIYLDQHQLSTEKTREAYRQQFDIGQRTLLDLLDTENEFFEARRAYVRAVYDRIIAQARTLTEMSRLTTALNVAREGLPSAAEVGQERAGIDPASVCPPEAPTQLQIDKEAVFAEAMRAAGR
- a CDS encoding enoyl-CoA hydratase-related protein — protein: MAGHIGFELHDGIATVTLDNPAKLNAVDAAMWHGLAQAMRRVSDTPDVRCVILRGAGDEAFAAGGDIEEFTTVRATVEDALHYHDKLVAGALDAIRDCAVPTVAAIRGACIGGGLEIAGCCDIRIAGASSRFGAPINRLGFSMYPGEMAGLLALVGPAVVLEILLEGRILGAAEALQKGLLSRVVEDDAVFGEATACGARIRAGAPLVARWHKQWVKRLMSGGGLDEEEKRRAFDFLATDDYREGLEAFLGKRKPRFHGR
- a CDS encoding retention module-containing protein, with the protein product MAQVIATVVSVIGEAFVRDAQGNTRSIKPGDALLEGETVITSAGGQVELAMADGSSLVVVESQVVGLGLEMLDEGAPGAQESAVSASTVDEILQALEAGESIDALLEAPAAGLAGGADAEGSSFVRLLRIAEDTTGVDYDYSFEPQSGLVPEPGDAVETVTGIVSLNYILLDDNGQPLLGPDGNFIFVDGSDVVEGTPIGVLATVDVAPTGSSLVLNMSNGLVITIPVGQTTGVAVLETRPDDLFIQGTDTLPISVVGASGGGYDQLDAAQSSSANIVDDNDPVFAVISVNLSSVGEGEVLTYTVRLVDQAGNPVTVPEGGNVDVQLTWSGPAANPTDAAPLPTTVTILGGASQTVFQVNAVNDSVNEPIEPLIAVISEVVDTQSIFENLGASELPAESEIIDNDVPDIDVAGIETADVVVTEGQTAVFSVTVTNAGAGSTVSLALADGTAIDADYHEAFFQYSTDGGATWQAVSGPIAVGAGDSALLVRTDTVDDLLDENNETFTLTGTLSSLGDTYSDTATATIIDNDVPDIDVAGIETADVVVTEGQTAVFSVTVTNAGAGSTVSLALADGTAVDADYHEAFFEYSTDGGTTWQAVSGPIAVGAGDSALLVRTDTVDDLLDENNETFTLTGTLSSLGDTYSDTATATIIDNDVPDIDVAGIETADVVVTEGQTAVFSVTVTNAGAGSTVSLALADGTAVDADYHEAFFEYSTDGGTTWQAVSGPIAVGAGDSALLVRTDTVDDLLDENNETFTLTGTLSSLGDTYSDTATATIIDNDVPDIDVAGIETADVVVTEGQTAVFSVTVTNAGAGSTVSLALADGTAIDADYHEAFFEYSTDGGTTWQAVSGPIAVGAGDSALLVRTDTVDDLLDENNETFTLTGTLSSLGDTYSDTATATIIDNDVPDIDVAGIETADVVVTEGQTAVFSVTVTNAGAGSTVSLALADGTAIDADYHEAFFEYSTDGGTTWQAVSGPIAVGAGDSALLVRTDTVDDLLDENNETFTLTGTLSSLGDTYSDTATATIIDNDVPDIDVAGIETADVVVTEGQTAVFSVTVTNAGAGSTVSLALADGTAIDADYHEAFFEYSTDGGTTWQAVSGPIAVGAGDSALLVRTDTVDDLLDENNETFTLTGTLSSLGDTYSDTATATIIDNDVPDIDVAGIETADVVVTEGQTAVFSVTVTNAGAGSTVSLALADGTAIDADYHEAFFEYSTDGGTTWQAVSGPIAVGAGDSALLVRTDTVDDLLDENNETFTLTGTLSSLGDTYSDTATATIIDNDVVPTINPSALAVSEEGLPGGLADLVGMDDTTNLAVRSGSIDYSSNGAAALTVALLTDGLPGSLGSTAIVWSHEGGNEAIVVGRSGGGEDLIRIVLNGGTQVVDTNSPSIAYSVELLKPLEHLGVNVEDDLSFDIDVRLSDGANSAQTAALTITVEDDSPLEAGTDAVVLNIPPVSFDGQLAFIGADTGGASGTQWTTSLSTLNGLGLTSGGRAVVFSHEDGQTLLVAETTEGEPVFTVRANADGTYSFNSLAPLDLSSLNLDDATVSSGGGPKSTYYWYDDGSLTNVLDASKDLVVSITGYKNGALADVNPSGAGIGIQNNEFDDGERLVFDFDAAGSDGEANLAYAVRFELFQYGAGDSFQVTGTYQDGSAHVGGYSIESVGGDTYLVITAESGKYFDTLEVAMSDGKVKIQGLETYVLEDAPPQLVELTFTAEDADGDQVDGDIVLTFQNQPDTEGGIVGNAMFGGAEPDAEADSEVFVWSLGDQGTADSPAIDRVDFDVEDGDVLDLRDLLPDDAGDSLSSYLSFGSMEGKLALLVDHDGGGAFETTQAIVFENYASTAELASALELDAGWTEADILNRMIADGQLKS
- a CDS encoding transglutaminase-like cysteine peptidase, with the translated sequence MFAYRVQPSGFGPFSPAQRAFPARWALLVLLGVLLGSVLAASDLDRMQRLAASRYGAAAAESVAAWRRLIAEATDSDEIEKLARVNTFFNRKIRFEDDIAVWGVQDHWASPLELMGKGAGDCEDFSIAKYMTLRLLGVPAERLRLIYVRAQIGGAQSGISQAHMVVGYFPTPADEPLVLDNLISDIRPAARRPDLFPVFSFNSEGLWVGGASASAADPTARLSRWRSVLERMRNEGLH